Proteins encoded in a region of the Suncus etruscus isolate mSunEtr1 chromosome 1, mSunEtr1.pri.cur, whole genome shotgun sequence genome:
- the RLN2 gene encoding prorelaxin H2 produces the protein MPRLISVHLLGLCLLLSQLPGEIQGQRWDTVIKACGRELVRMQIRVCGNSLSMWREMQAKRLRREAGPPTEFLPTSLKIDEETLKMLTEFVKSLNTSSSLNHATMTKLQQTSLEEANIFFKEFQKMICTSDSRGLDNTELINIGWDKKSRKKRQVSTSLSSKCCYSGCTLRDIARFC, from the exons ATGCCGAGGCTGATCTCAGTCCACTTGCTAGGACTCTGTTTGCTACTGAGTCAACTCCCCGGAGAAATTCAAGGCCAGAGGTGGGACACCGTTATTAAGGCCTGCGGCCGGGAATTGGTGCGCATGCAGATCAGAGTCTGTGGCAACTCGCTGTCCATGTGGAGAGAGATGCAAGCCAAAAGGCTTAGACGCGAAGCTGGACCACCCACAG AATTCCTGCCAACTTCTTTGAAGATAGATGAGGAAACCTTAAAAATGCTAACAGAATTCGTCAAGTCACTGAATACATCATCGTCTTTGAATCATGCAACAATGACTAAGCTACAACAAACTTCATTAGAAGAggctaatattttctttaaagaattccaGAAAATGATCTGTACTAGTGACAGCAGAGGATTAGACAACACTGAATTAATCAACATAGGCTGGGATAAAAAATCCCGAAAAAAGAGACAGGTATCAACTTCACTGAGTAGTAAATGTTGTTATTCAGGATGTACTTTAAGAGATATTGCTAGATTTTGCTGA